Part of the Brachyhypopomus gauderio isolate BG-103 chromosome 17, BGAUD_0.2, whole genome shotgun sequence genome, tgtccctctccccctccctctttcaTAAACATCATTATTTTCACATTTACACTTCGTGACAAACATCTAAATCTATAGCAATAGtatggtgagaacacacacatagattTTCTGATGCTTTTCATTTTTGTATATTGCATGCTGTGTAAGGAGTGTGAAATCAACACATTTTGTTTCATAAACTGTACAAAGGATCTGGAAaatttgtatgtatgtttgttttgcgcacacacacgtgtgtgtgtgtgtgtgtgtgtgtgtgtgtgtgtgtgtatgtgtgtgtgtgtatgtgtgtgtgtgctcgtatGTAGGTCAAAAAAGGAACATTTGAGATTTATGCAAATCTACTGTAGATGTTACACCTTAGGTTCTCCTTGTTATAGTTCACTTAGAGCAGCGCTAGAGCCTCACTTTGACTGGCCTGCAGATGGCGCTGTACAGCAACGTCTAGGCCACAGGTCTACTGCAGAACAATGAAGATTTTAGCAAAAATATCACATCACTTCAATGAACTGCGTTATTGTGGGTTTCTCAAGCTTTCTCAatcttgtctgtctctctctctttcactccctctccacccctaCAAGGCTGGTGGTTTGTGAGCACAGCAGAGGAACAAGGCTGGGTTCCTGCTACATACCTGATCTCTCTCAGAGAGCCGCAAGATGATCACAGAACGCCAAGTGCAGACAGTAAGGAAAACCAGACATCAATAATTGACTGCCTACCTAGCTGATCCACTGCTAAGCTGTGGCGTGCAGGCCCTGATGGGGCACCAGGGGGCAGGGAGGGAGGTGCAGGTTTAACTCAGGACTGCTTAAGTGTCCCTGTCCAGCCTGAGCAGTCATGGTGGACACGGACACTGCAAAAGCACTCGTCTGGCTGAGTGGGGTGTTGAAAAACTGGCAAAAGTATCAATTTAGTTTAGTGCAGCATCAgcagttatacacacacacacacacacacacacacacacacacacacacacacacacacacacacacacacacacacacaccaagcatTTAGAGTGTTGGTGAATGTTTGGCACTAGGTCCTgttattctgtttttatttttcatgcAGAAATTTCTCATTTTCCAGTTCTCATGCCAGAAAAGTTATAACAGTGAATTAAATGCTCATAAGCCTAGTGAGTCTAAGGTGAAAAGCATACCTACTATATAAATTTCCCTCATTCTAAATTTGACTTACAAAAGTTATTTACAGAAGTGTTAGATTTGAAAGGACCAGTCCTTTTAAATGACTTTATTAAGCATCTCAAGGCTTTTACATTCCAGCCTTTCTACTTTTACAGTATGAAACACTTGCCTGCTGTTAGAAAGTGTGGGTGAAACACTTACTATTAGAGTAGGTGAAACACTTACTATTAGAGTAGGTGAAACACTCACTGTTAGAGTAGGTCAAACACTCACTGTTAGAGTAGGTCAAACACTCACTGCTAGAGTAGGTCAAACACTCACTGCTAGAGTAGGTCAAACACCAGAGGTGAATTAGGTAAAATACTCACTGTAGGTGAAACACTGTACTAAATTAAATGAAATACTTATTGTTGGGTTTAAGTGATGTACTTTTGGATTTAGGTGAAACCCTCACATTTGGATTAAGGGGAAACAcagattaattaatttaaacttTTGGATTTAGGTAAACTGTTGGATGTCATTGACATAGAGTGTAGCATGAACAGGCCCTTGGCTGCAGAACAAAATTCCTCTGAATAACTCTAACAAAAGTTTCTCTGAATAGCTGTAACATTCTTGCAGTTTCACCATGACTgcaaacagaacagaacacatGCCTCAGTGCCCCGAATGGGTCTGAGCCTCCTTCCCACTTTTACAAGgattgtttttaaaatgttgcaTAGTATTGTAAAGTAAATAAGTGTTACCTAGTAAATATGTATTACTTACTGAATGTTACACTTTATTAgccaaaataacacacacacacacacacactcacacacacacacacacacacacacacacacacacacacacacacacacacacacacacacacacgcatacacacacgcacagacaggTGAACATCCTTAACTCTACaatatttgttttctttttgtttcaAAGTATAatattccatctctctctctctctctctctctctctctctctctctctctctctctctctctctctctgtagcagAGCGCTATGTGACAGTACAGGCCTACAGTAGTTCAGGTCAGAGTGAGTTACAGTTTGAGCCTGGGGTCACTGTGGATGTCATTCAGAAGAGCCCAGGTGGCTGGTGGTTCATACGGTAAACACTGCAAAAGCATGACAGCTCAACTCTGTGAGGAGAGAGTACAATATCTGAGAGGATATCCCCTCCCACTTTTATTATTTAACACGTAAATGTATGTGATTCTGTTAATTATTTTTCTAAAATTGAAGGTCCAACAGATTTGTGTaatattctctctgtctctcagatcTGGGGGCAAAGAAGGTTGGGCCCCTGCTGCCTACCTGAGGAAGGCACAGGATGCTGCTTCCCAGAGTGAACAGGCTGTTGCCATGGAAACCAATAGAGCACCTGTGATTGGCCAAGTGGAGATCATTGGAAACCTGATGGATATTAGCAACTTGCTGAACAGGAAGCCTGCAAatgacacacacattcagagcaATCCACACTCCTCAAACAACACACATGCCCTGAGCAAGACACACTCAtcgaacaacacacacacactgagcaagacacactccacaaacaacacacacaccctgagcaAGACACACTCCACAAACAATACACAAACCCTGAGCAAGacacactccacaaacaacacacacaccctgagcaAGACACACTCCACAAATGATACATACACTCTGAGCAACATAAAGTCCACAAATGACATACTCACCCATTCAGGTAGAAATATAGACACACTTACAGACTTGAACCCAACAGAACACACAGTATCTAACCCAAACACTGACTCACACAGCAGTACAAAGCCAGAGACCACAAACACTCAAAGCTCCATGCACAGCAATTCCCACATATCCGTggacaataacacacacaccaccacacacagcaacacacacacttccacagacagctccacacacactgaggacATTGACGTAGTTAGCAAAGCTATCATAGAAGACACAAgttcagacacagagagagagactgataaATGTCCTAAGTATAGTATGCACACACGAACAACTGCTACGGATGTGGAGACTCCGGACCCAAATGCATGTGTGTCAGCCCCGGaagggagtgtgagtgtgtgtgttacagaggcAAGTGTGTGTTGTCCCAGGGTCTCCATGCCAAAGGCTAACCCCACCCCCGCCATCGCCTGGGTAACACCACAGAGATTCCACAGTGTAGAAAACGGTGAAGTACCTGCTCACAACACATACAttccacacacagcacacaaatacacacacacacacacacacacacacacacacacacacacacacacacacacacacacacacacacacacacacacacacacacacacacacacagaccttgtACACaagacatacacatacacacacaaatcttggacacaagacacacacacacacgtcctgcaTACACCACGCACACAGATACtcatccacactccatacaccactcacattcctcacacactcactgtccacagtcaccacacaccccacactttGCATCTCTTTATGTCTTCCATCtctttcccttcctctctccctctctctcccttcctctctctcttcctttctctctctatatctctttctttcactctctcctgtctctcttcctgcctctctttttctccctctcttctctctcactctccatcttttctatatctctccctctctatcctctccctctccctctctttcctatatatctccctcttttctctcactctccttctctttcctctcactctctttctctttcctctcactctccctctctcctctctctctccctctctttcttctgtctctcccttccttccctgtctctccctctctttcctctgtctctccctctttcctctgtctcgctctttcctgtttctccctctctttcctctatctctccctcccctccctctctctctccctctctttcctctatctctccctctattgcctctctctccctctttctcgaTACATTTTTTCACCTTTTATGTCCTGGATGCTGTCTCCCTTCGTCacatttattttttgctgtttttaaaATGAATTTGACATTTTCCCGCTCAGGTTCTCCAACTTCCAGTCAGAAACATCCTCCCCGCCGTGAAAACAGCCTGGTCAGTCACTTTCATTAATTCAGTATGATCAAAGAGCCGTTTAATTCAGTTTGATCAAAGAGATGTTTGATTTGGTTTCAGATCAAAGATTAAAACATGGCCATATGCCACAACAGTATAGCTTAACTCTCACCATAATTAcagttaataaaataattattaatgCATATATTGAAAAGCAGTGAAGACAATATAAAAACTGAAATTAAAACCGTAAATTAAAATAGTTTTGGTACTTAATTAACAACAGCTTTTAGATATTTTCAGGTTTTGGGTTTTTCTTTAGGGGTTTCAGCTGCCTCAGCCTCCGGAGCCCCCTTGTGTCCCTGTTGAGTACTACACCATTGCAGAGTTTCAGTCCTGTCTGACTGACGGCATCAGCTTCAGGGGAGGGCAGAGAGCTGAGGTGACCGATCCATCCATACACCTCTTACATAATCCACAGTGACAGCACACGCAGGCAGATAGATGGATGTATGTCTATAAATAGGCAAATGGGaaaactgataaatgttgtACATAATTCAGTGTTGTGAATGCCTGTATGTGTTTGCAGGTAATAGAGAAGAACTCAGGTGGTTGGTGGTATGTGCAGATTGGTAATAAGCAGGGCTGGGCTCCCTGCTCCTACATCGACAAGCGTAAAACACCAAGCTTAAACCGGCGAACCAGCACCCTCACACGGCCAAAGGTTCCGCCTCCTGCCCCGCCAATCAAAAAGCAGAACTCGCTTCCTTGTATGGAGTCAGAGATAATGATACATGAAGAGGGACGGGTATACGAGGAGCCAGAGTATGATGTTCCAACTGTGGGCTTGGAGTTTGAGTTCCTGCCTGGAGAGGCCAAAGCCTCGggcccctctcccccacactctgccccctgcaggctTGAGCAGGATGTTCAGGGACAGGATGGAAAACACCAAAATCTGTATGAAAGTGACATTATGGAGAACGTGGACACCAGGCAGACACAGTCACCCAGTGGGCTGTATCAGAGACCAATGTGGGATCCCCCTGAATATGACGCCCCTACATTTGAGCCCCACACCCCCGTGGAGGCTCCGCCCACTCTCCAACTCCAGGCAGAAGTGTACAAACTCAAACCCACAGTCCGTCCCAAACCCGCCAACTCGGATCTGAACTCCTTGAGGCGCAGCCTGAAGCCTGCAGCTCAGCCACACAAGAACGACTGTAGTATCGATTCCACCTCACGCATGTCTGCTGGGTCAGATTGCGCAACGTCGGTGGCCGACTGTCTGATCTCCTGCAGCTCCTCCCCTGACTTGTCTATCAGCACTGAGGCCACGCCCCCCCAACTGTACCGCAGTACTG contains:
- the sh3pxd2ab gene encoding SH3 and PX domain-containing protein 2A isoform X2 translates to MQLRTVAAVNVVDVQKRRNPSKHYVFIISVTYCDCSSQMLFRRYSQFFTLQMKLLDLFPVEGGQRDPKKRLIPFLPGKVLFGRSQVRDVAMRRLKHLDHYCQILMRLPAHISQCEEVLKFFEPKPEDLSPLTEDSNSSRSMPEAEHGEAVGRDESVYLVATDYQKQENTEISLRAGEQVEVIEKNDSGWWFVSTAEEQGWVPATYLISLREPQDDHRTPSADKRYVTVQAYSSSGQSELQFEPGVTVDVIQKSPGGWWFIRSGGKEGWAPAAYLRKAQDAASQSEQAVAMETNRAPVIGQVEIIGNLMDISNLLNRKPANDTHIQSNPHSSNNTHALSKTHSSNNTHTLSKTHSTNNTHTLSKTHSTNNTQTLSKTHSTNNTHTLSKTHSTNDTYTLSNIKSTNDILTHSGRNIDTLTDLNPTEHTVSNPNTDSHSSTKPETTNTQSSMHSNSHISVDNNTHTTTHSNTHTSTDSSTHTEDIDVVSKAIIEDTSSDTERETDKCPKYSMHTRTTATDVETPDPNACVSAPEGSVSVCVTEASVCCPRVSMPKANPTPAIAWVTPQRFHSVENGSPTSSQKHPPRRENSLGFQLPQPPEPPCVPVEYYTIAEFQSCLTDGISFRGGQRAEVIEKNSGGWWYVQIGNKQGWAPCSYIDKRKTPSLNRRTSTLTRPKVPPPAPPIKKQNSLPCMESEIMIHEEGRVYEEPEYDVPTVGLEFEFLPGEAKASGPSPPHSAPCRLEQDVQGQDGKHQNLYESDIMENVDTRQTQSPSGLYQRPMWDPPEYDAPTFEPHTPVEAPPTLQLQAEVYKLKPTVRPKPANSDLNSLRRSLKPAAQPHKNDCSIDSTSRMSAGSDCATSVADCLISCSSSPDLSISTEATPPQLYRSTAEFQQGAAGELSLPAGALVEVLEKQKSGWWFVRWGALEGWVPTYYLQPIMPPHTKGAHTGDSHCEQGRWAGGEKNELCVQRVSSSKANPNLQDSTRPLCGLRVRPQDRKENSDIIKNEVSVPKDKAGAKDYASVTKEKNSVTKNKAGVTKDYASNSSQWNAPIGTAWKNESLSTLTSVCPLSSHRDTTSTGRSIPVSMVKPKPHLIHNNLHEEYVSIADYHGDAESMAFPAGTRLEVLERSSNGWWYCRTLDTTPTRRGWVPSNFLEKKK
- the sh3pxd2ab gene encoding SH3 and PX domain-containing protein 2A isoform X4; the protein is MPEAEHGEAVGRDESVYLVATDYQKQENTEISLRAGEQVEVIEKNDSGWWFVSTAEEQGWVPATYLISLREPQDDHRTPSADTERYVTVQAYSSSGQSELQFEPGVTVDVIQKSPGGWWFIRSGGKEGWAPAAYLRKAQDAASQSEQAVAMETNRAPVIGQVEIIGNLMDISNLLNRKPANDTHIQSNPHSSNNTHALSKTHSSNNTHTLSKTHSTNNTHTLSKTHSTNNTQTLSKTHSTNNTHTLSKTHSTNDTYTLSNIKSTNDILTHSGRNIDTLTDLNPTEHTVSNPNTDSHSSTKPETTNTQSSMHSNSHISVDNNTHTTTHSNTHTSTDSSTHTEDIDVVSKAIIEDTSSDTERETDKCPKYSMHTRTTATDVETPDPNACVSAPEGSVSVCVTEASVCCPRVSMPKANPTPAIAWVTPQRFHSVENGSPTSSQKHPPRRENSLGFQLPQPPEPPCVPVEYYTIAEFQSCLTDGISFRGGQRAEVIEKNSGGWWYVQIGNKQGWAPCSYIDKRKTPSLNRRTSTLTRPKVPPPAPPIKKQNSLPCMESEIMIHEEGRVYEEPEYDVPTVGLEFEFLPGEAKASGPSPPHSAPCRLEQDVQGQDGKHQNLYESDIMENVDTRQTQSPSGLYQRPMWDPPEYDAPTFEPHTPVEAPPTLQLQAEVYKLKPTVRPKPANSDLNSLRRSLKPAAQPHKNDCSIDSTSRMSAGSDCATSVADCLISCSSSPDLSISTEATPPQLYRSTAEFQQGAAGELSLPAGALVEVLEKQKSGWWFVRWGALEGWVPTYYLQPIMPPHTKGAHTGDSHCEQGRWAGGEKNELCVQRVSSSKANPNLQDSTRPLCGLRVRPQDRKENSDIIKNEVSVPKDKAGAKDYASVTKEKNSVTKNKAGVTKDYASNSSQWNAPIGTAWKNESLSTLTSVCPLSSHRDTTSTGRSIPVSMVKPKPHLIHNNLHEEYVSIADYHGDAESMAFPAGTRLEVLERSSNGWWYCRTLDTTPTRRGWVPSNFLEKKK
- the sh3pxd2ab gene encoding SH3 and PX domain-containing protein 2A isoform X1, whose translation is MQLRTVAAVNVVDVQKRRNPSKHYVFIISVTYCDCSSQMLFRRYSQFFTLQMKLLDLFPVEGGQRDPKKRLIPFLPGKVLFGRSQVRDVAMRRLKHLDHYCQILMRLPAHISQCEEVLKFFEPKPEDLSPLTEDSNSSRSMPEAEHGEAVGRDESVYLVATDYQKQENTEISLRAGEQVEVIEKNDSGWWFVSTAEEQGWVPATYLISLREPQDDHRTPSADTERYVTVQAYSSSGQSELQFEPGVTVDVIQKSPGGWWFIRSGGKEGWAPAAYLRKAQDAASQSEQAVAMETNRAPVIGQVEIIGNLMDISNLLNRKPANDTHIQSNPHSSNNTHALSKTHSSNNTHTLSKTHSTNNTHTLSKTHSTNNTQTLSKTHSTNNTHTLSKTHSTNDTYTLSNIKSTNDILTHSGRNIDTLTDLNPTEHTVSNPNTDSHSSTKPETTNTQSSMHSNSHISVDNNTHTTTHSNTHTSTDSSTHTEDIDVVSKAIIEDTSSDTERETDKCPKYSMHTRTTATDVETPDPNACVSAPEGSVSVCVTEASVCCPRVSMPKANPTPAIAWVTPQRFHSVENGSPTSSQKHPPRRENSLGFQLPQPPEPPCVPVEYYTIAEFQSCLTDGISFRGGQRAEVIEKNSGGWWYVQIGNKQGWAPCSYIDKRKTPSLNRRTSTLTRPKVPPPAPPIKKQNSLPCMESEIMIHEEGRVYEEPEYDVPTVGLEFEFLPGEAKASGPSPPHSAPCRLEQDVQGQDGKHQNLYESDIMENVDTRQTQSPSGLYQRPMWDPPEYDAPTFEPHTPVEAPPTLQLQAEVYKLKPTVRPKPANSDLNSLRRSLKPAAQPHKNDCSIDSTSRMSAGSDCATSVADCLISCSSSPDLSISTEATPPQLYRSTAEFQQGAAGELSLPAGALVEVLEKQKSGWWFVRWGALEGWVPTYYLQPIMPPHTKGAHTGDSHCEQGRWAGGEKNELCVQRVSSSKANPNLQDSTRPLCGLRVRPQDRKENSDIIKNEVSVPKDKAGAKDYASVTKEKNSVTKNKAGVTKDYASNSSQWNAPIGTAWKNESLSTLTSVCPLSSHRDTTSTGRSIPVSMVKPKPHLIHNNLHEEYVSIADYHGDAESMAFPAGTRLEVLERSSNGWWYCRTLDTTPTRRGWVPSNFLEKKK
- the sh3pxd2ab gene encoding SH3 and PX domain-containing protein 2A isoform X3, giving the protein MRRLKHLDHYCQILMRLPAHISQCEEVLKFFEPKPEDLSPLTEDSNSSRSMPEAEHGEAVGRDESVYLVATDYQKQENTEISLRAGEQVEVIEKNDSGWWFVSTAEEQGWVPATYLISLREPQDDHRTPSADTERYVTVQAYSSSGQSELQFEPGVTVDVIQKSPGGWWFIRSGGKEGWAPAAYLRKAQDAASQSEQAVAMETNRAPVIGQVEIIGNLMDISNLLNRKPANDTHIQSNPHSSNNTHALSKTHSSNNTHTLSKTHSTNNTHTLSKTHSTNNTQTLSKTHSTNNTHTLSKTHSTNDTYTLSNIKSTNDILTHSGRNIDTLTDLNPTEHTVSNPNTDSHSSTKPETTNTQSSMHSNSHISVDNNTHTTTHSNTHTSTDSSTHTEDIDVVSKAIIEDTSSDTERETDKCPKYSMHTRTTATDVETPDPNACVSAPEGSVSVCVTEASVCCPRVSMPKANPTPAIAWVTPQRFHSVENGSPTSSQKHPPRRENSLGFQLPQPPEPPCVPVEYYTIAEFQSCLTDGISFRGGQRAEVIEKNSGGWWYVQIGNKQGWAPCSYIDKRKTPSLNRRTSTLTRPKVPPPAPPIKKQNSLPCMESEIMIHEEGRVYEEPEYDVPTVGLEFEFLPGEAKASGPSPPHSAPCRLEQDVQGQDGKHQNLYESDIMENVDTRQTQSPSGLYQRPMWDPPEYDAPTFEPHTPVEAPPTLQLQAEVYKLKPTVRPKPANSDLNSLRRSLKPAAQPHKNDCSIDSTSRMSAGSDCATSVADCLISCSSSPDLSISTEATPPQLYRSTAEFQQGAAGELSLPAGALVEVLEKQKSGWWFVRWGALEGWVPTYYLQPIMPPHTKGAHTGDSHCEQGRWAGGEKNELCVQRVSSSKANPNLQDSTRPLCGLRVRPQDRKENSDIIKNEVSVPKDKAGAKDYASVTKEKNSVTKNKAGVTKDYASNSSQWNAPIGTAWKNESLSTLTSVCPLSSHRDTTSTGRSIPVSMVKPKPHLIHNNLHEEYVSIADYHGDAESMAFPAGTRLEVLERSSNGWWYCRTLDTTPTRRGWVPSNFLEKKK